GACCAGCTGCCCCGCTTCTTCCAGACCGAACTCCTGCCGCCCCACAACGTCGGTTGGGATTACACCGCGGAAGAACTGCAGGCCGCAAAGGTCTAAACTTTCAACCCGCTGTCCGGGGGCCTTGCGGCCCCCGGGCGGCGATTACGGCGGTGCACCGCACTTCTGGCGAGGGCCGGAAGGCGGCCGTGAGGCCACCCTGCGATCCCGATGGATCCGTGGCCGAGGACGCGACACCTGGGCGCGCATGTATCGTTTCGACTCAACGCGCCGTAAAATATGTCAAAAGTGACATGTTTTGAATTAGATAGGTCACAATTCACACAACCGTGACGCGTCAGAACGGAGCACCCGTAAAAGCAAATGGCCGCCGAGTTTCCCCGGCGGCCATTTGCTTTACATGGTGTCTTTGCTTGCCGCGTTCGGCTATTTCCCCAAGACGGCTTCCATGAAGGCCTTGTGCCTCTCGGCGTAGGGCGGGAAGCCGAAGAAGGCGGAGCCGGAGACAAGGACGTCGGCACCGAGGTCGAAGAGCTCCCTGGCGTTGTCCAGGGTCACGCCCCCGTCGACCTGGATGAGGGTCGAGAGGCCTTTGGCGCGGATCATGCCCGAAAGGGCGGCGATCTTGTCCTTGCAGAAGGGGATGAAGGACTGTCCGCCGAAGCCGGGGTTGACGCTCATGATCAGGACCATGTCCAGCTGGGGCAGCAGGTATTCGACGACATTCAGGGGCGTGGCGGGGTTCAGGGACAGGCCGGTCTTCATGCCCGCTTCGCGGATGGCGCTCAGGGTGCGTTCCAGGTGGACCGTGCTCTCGGCGTGGACGCACAGCAGGTCCGCGCCCGCGGCCGCGAATTCCGCGATGTAGCGCTCGGGGCGCTCGATCATGAGATGCACGTCGAAAAAGAGCTTCGAGGTCTTGCGCAGCTTGCCGATGACGGGGGGGCCGAAGGTGATGTTCGGCACGAAGGCGCCGTCCATGACGTCCCAGTGCACCCATTTGAGCCCGGCGTCCTCGAGGGCCGCCAGTTCGGCGCGCAGGGCTCCGAAATCCGAGGACAGGAGGGACGGGGACAGGATGAATTCGCGCATCATTCCTCCCGGTCGCCCATCTTGAAGTCAACCTGGATCTTGTACATCTTGGTGGCCGGCAGGTTCAGGATGGAGATGCCCGTTTTGCGGGTGATGCCGGCCAGGGTTTCCTGCACCTCTTCCCAGGAGGGACCGATGAAGGTGAACCAGATGTTCTGGCGGTGCTGGCGCAGGTAGTTGTGGGTCACACCGGGGAGCTTGTTCACTTCGGCGATGAATTCGTCGAGCTTGTCCTCGGGCACGGCGGCCGAGCACAGGGTGGAATGCCAGCCCAGCTTCTTGGACTGGAAGTTGGCCCCGATGCGGCGGATGACGCCTTTTTCCTTCAGAGCACGCACCCTGGCCAGTGTCTCGGCCTCGGTCAGACCGACTTGATCGCCGATCTCAGCGTACGGACGGGATTCTAACGGAAAGCCCGTCTGGATGATGTCCAGTATCTTCTTGTCGAAATCGTCCATTCGCTCCTCATGCCCTATGCGGGTCGTTGCAACCGTTCTGACGATACCCTTGTACGGGTCCAGGGGCGAGCCCCTGGCGGGGCGCGGGGCGGCGCCCCGCATCTCTTACGACTTTATCCGCTCCAAAAGCTTGGGCACATACGTGCACAGTGGCTCTTCACCCATGTAGTTGTTGTCCATGGAGTGGGCGCGGGCACGG
This genomic interval from Desulfomicrobium escambiense DSM 10707 contains the following:
- the rpe gene encoding ribulose-phosphate 3-epimerase, whose product is MMREFILSPSLLSSDFGALRAELAALEDAGLKWVHWDVMDGAFVPNITFGPPVIGKLRKTSKLFFDVHLMIERPERYIAEFAAAGADLLCVHAESTVHLERTLSAIREAGMKTGLSLNPATPLNVVEYLLPQLDMVLIMSVNPGFGGQSFIPFCKDKIAALSGMIRAKGLSTLIQVDGGVTLDNARELFDLGADVLVSGSAFFGFPPYAERHKAFMEAVLGK
- a CDS encoding AsnC family transcriptional regulator gives rise to the protein MDDFDKKILDIIQTGFPLESRPYAEIGDQVGLTEAETLARVRALKEKGVIRRIGANFQSKKLGWHSTLCSAAVPEDKLDEFIAEVNKLPGVTHNYLRQHRQNIWFTFIGPSWEEVQETLAGITRKTGISILNLPATKMYKIQVDFKMGDREE